In a single window of the Hippocampus zosterae strain Florida chromosome 6, ASM2543408v3, whole genome shotgun sequence genome:
- the ccnh gene encoding cyclin-H isoform X1, protein MFHDSSQRKYWTFNNEDELEQLRSEANQKFRKKIRESGKHVISESVFLNRHEEDVLFRNYERTLLDFCNVFKPAMPKSVIGTAIMYFRRFYMNNSLMEYHPRIIMLTCSYLACKVDEFNVSSSQFVGNLVQESPAEQERISEQILEYELLLVQQMNFHLVVHNPYRPLEGLLIDLKTRYPTLENPESLRKSVDDFLAYAAMTDAGLLFSPSQIALTAILSSASRAGLNIESYLTECLGLKNEQETLSKMYDSMRRIKSLLKRYELPKPDEVNVCKQKLARIHAEFGSNNKRKRGYEEEGYVAKEPRIEEVRPCSTRWIHMVLNLLFVFKYVFNHRNGQMKTSYDLSPSN, encoded by the exons ATGTTCCATGACAGTTCACAAAGAAAGTATTGGACCTTTAACAACGAAGACGAGTTGGAACAGTTGCGATCTGAAGCCAACCAGAAGTTCAGAAAGAAGATAAGAGAAAGCGGGAAG CACGTGATAAGTGAATCCGTGTTCCTGAACCGTCACGAAGAAGATGTTCTCTTCAGAAACTACGAGAGAACACTTCTGGACTTCTGCAATGTCTTCAAACCTGCAATGCCCAAATCTGTTAtc GGTACGGCCATCATGTACTTCAGACGATTCTACATGAACAACTCTCTAATGGAGTACCACCCAAGGATTATCAT gctgacatgttcatatcTAGCCTGCAAGGTGGACGAGTTTAACGTATCCAGCAGCCAGTTTGTGGGCAACCTTGTGCAAGAGAGTCCGGCCGAACAGGAACGCATTTCAGAGCAGATTCTGGAGTACGAGCTGCTGCTTGTCCAGCAAATGAACTTCCACCTGGTGGTCCACAACCCCTACAGACCTCTGGAGGGGCTGCTCATTGACCTCAAG ACCAGATATCCTaccctggagaacccagagTCCCTGAGGAAGAGTGTGGATGACTTTTTGGCGTATGCGGCCATGACCGACGCGGggttgcttttttccccctcacagaTTGCACTCACTGCTATTCTAAGCAGTGCATCAAGAGCTGGCCTCAACATAGAGAG CTATCTGACTGAATGCTTGGGGCTTAAGAATGAGCAAGAAACGCTGTCCAAAATGTACGACTCGATGAGAC GGATCAAAAGCCTCCTGAAACGATACGAACTTCCTAAACCGGACGAGGTGAATGTGTGTAAGCAGAAACTGGCAAGGATCCACGCGGAATTTGGCTCAAACAA CAAACGCAAGCGGGGCTACGAGGAGGAAGGCTACGTAGCAAAAGAGCCGCGAATAGAAGAGGTGAGACCATGTTCGACACGATGGATTCACATGGTTCTAAATCTGCTTTTTGTctttaaatatgtttttaatcacaggaatggacagatgaagacCTCGTATGACCTTTCGCCTTCAAACTGA
- the ccnh gene encoding cyclin-H isoform X2, which translates to MFHDSSQRKYWTFNNEDELEQLRSEANQKFRKKIRESGKHVISESVFLNRHEEDVLFRNYERTLLDFCNVFKPAMPKSVIGTAIMYFRRFYMNNSLMEYHPRIIMLTCSYLACKVDEFNVSSSQFVGNLVQESPAEQERISEQILEYELLLVQQMNFHLVVHNPYRPLEGLLIDLKTRYPTLENPESLRKSVDDFLAYAAMTDAGLLFSPSQIALTAILSSASRAGLNIESYLTECLGLKNEQETLSKMYDSMRRIKSLLKRYELPKPDEVNVCKQKLARIHAEFGSNNKRKRGYEEEGYVAKEPRIEEEWTDEDLV; encoded by the exons ATGTTCCATGACAGTTCACAAAGAAAGTATTGGACCTTTAACAACGAAGACGAGTTGGAACAGTTGCGATCTGAAGCCAACCAGAAGTTCAGAAAGAAGATAAGAGAAAGCGGGAAG CACGTGATAAGTGAATCCGTGTTCCTGAACCGTCACGAAGAAGATGTTCTCTTCAGAAACTACGAGAGAACACTTCTGGACTTCTGCAATGTCTTCAAACCTGCAATGCCCAAATCTGTTAtc GGTACGGCCATCATGTACTTCAGACGATTCTACATGAACAACTCTCTAATGGAGTACCACCCAAGGATTATCAT gctgacatgttcatatcTAGCCTGCAAGGTGGACGAGTTTAACGTATCCAGCAGCCAGTTTGTGGGCAACCTTGTGCAAGAGAGTCCGGCCGAACAGGAACGCATTTCAGAGCAGATTCTGGAGTACGAGCTGCTGCTTGTCCAGCAAATGAACTTCCACCTGGTGGTCCACAACCCCTACAGACCTCTGGAGGGGCTGCTCATTGACCTCAAG ACCAGATATCCTaccctggagaacccagagTCCCTGAGGAAGAGTGTGGATGACTTTTTGGCGTATGCGGCCATGACCGACGCGGggttgcttttttccccctcacagaTTGCACTCACTGCTATTCTAAGCAGTGCATCAAGAGCTGGCCTCAACATAGAGAG CTATCTGACTGAATGCTTGGGGCTTAAGAATGAGCAAGAAACGCTGTCCAAAATGTACGACTCGATGAGAC GGATCAAAAGCCTCCTGAAACGATACGAACTTCCTAAACCGGACGAGGTGAATGTGTGTAAGCAGAAACTGGCAAGGATCCACGCGGAATTTGGCTCAAACAA CAAACGCAAGCGGGGCTACGAGGAGGAAGGCTACGTAGCAAAAGAGCCGCGAATAGAAGAG gaatggacagatgaagacCTCGTATGA
- the rasa1a gene encoding ras GTPase-activating protein 1 isoform X3, translating into MRGCGGTMDESDLQDGPEYEEEEVVFPLSAPPTNQWYHGKLDRTIAEERLRQARTHGSYLIRESDRRPGSFVLSFLSMTNVVNHFRIIAMCGDYYIGGRRFSSLSDLIGYYSYVSCLLKGEKLQWPVAPPEPVEDRRRVRAILPYTKVPDTDEISFLKGDMFIVHNELDDGWMWVTNVRTEEQGLIVEDLVEEVCREEDPHEGKIWYHGKITKQEAYNLLMTVGQVCSFLVRPSDNTPGDYSLFFRTNENIQRFKISPTPNNQYMMGGRYYNSVDDIIDHYKKEQIVEGYNLKDPVSVQQQEQVISDTVDGREIYNTIRRKTKDAFYKNIVKKGYLLFNKGKGKRWKNLYFILEGNDAQLIYFESEKRATKPKGLIDLSVCSVYGVHDSLFGRPNCFQIVVQHFSEEQYIFYFAGEAPEQAQDWMKCLQTFCSNLRKTTQPTSNKRLRQVSSLVLYVEEAHKLPVKYFTNPYCNIYLNNVQVAKTHPREGPNPVFTEEFIFDDLSSEINRFEISLSNKTKKSKESDILFMRCQLSRLQKGQMIDEWFPLSSHVPLKGIEPGSLRVRARYSMEKIMPEEEYSEFKEMILQKEFHVIYALAHVCGQDRTLLASLLLRIFRHEKAEAPLLRTLNDREICMEDEATTLFRATTLASTLMEQYMKATATPFVHHALKDTILKIMESKQSCELNPSKLEKNEDVNLNLAHLLNILSELVEKIFMAAEILPPTLRFIYGCLQKSVQQKWPTNTTMRTRVVSGFVFLRLIGPAILNPRMFNIIADPPSSTAGRTLTLVAKSVQNLANLVEFGAKEPYMEGVNPFIKNNKHRMIMFLDELGNVRDLPETTEHFRTDLSRDLAALHELCAAHSDELRTLSNERGAQQHVLKKLLAITELLQQKQAQYAMSNSNRTECTIMSLAAAIQVM; encoded by the exons GTGGTACCATGGCAAGCTAGACCGAACCATTGCTGAGGAGCGGCTGCGCCAGGCTCGGACCCATGGCAGCTACCTCATCAGGGAGAGTGACCGCCGGCCCGGTTCCTTTGTCCTGTCTTTCCTCAGCATGACCAATGTGGTCAACCACTTCAG GATAATTGCCATGTGTGGGGACTATTACATAGGCGGGAGGCGGTTCTCTTCCTTATCAGACCTAATTGGTTACTACAGCTACGTGTCTTGCCTACTCAAAGGAGAAAAGCTGCAGTGGCCTGTGGCCCCTCCAGAG CCTGTAGAAGACAGGAGGAGAGTAAGGGCCATACTGCCATACACCAAAGTGCCAGATACAGATGAGATCAG CTTCCTGAAGGGAGACATGTTCATCGTTCACAATGAACTGGACGACGGCTGGATGTGGGTGACTAACGTTCGTACGGAGGAGCAGGGGCTCATCGTGGAGGATTTGGTGGAGGAGGTG TGCCGGGAAGAGGATCCACATGAGGGAAAAAT CTGGTATCATGGAAAGATCACAAAACAAGAGGCCTACAACCTCCTGATGACGG TTGGTCAAGTGTGCAGTTTCCTCGTGCGGCCGTCAGACAACACACCTGGAGACTACTCCCTCTTTTTTCGCACCAATGAAAACATCCAAAGGTTTAAGATCTCTCCCACCCCCAACAACCAGTACATGATGGGAGGGAGGTACTACAATAG TGTCGACGACATCATCGACCATTACAAGAAGGAGCAGATTGTCGAGGGTTACAACTTGAAAGATCCCGTTTCAGTACAG CAGCAAGAACAAGTCATCTCCGACACGGTGGATGGGAGAGAAATTTACAACACAATCAGACGAAAAACAAAAGATGCGTTCTACAAAAACATAGTCAAGAAAGGCTACCTCCTCTTCAACAAAG GCAAAGGCAAACGGTGGAAGAACCTGTACTTTATCCTGGAGGGTAACGATGCCCAGCTAATCTATTTTGAGAGTGAGAAAAGAGCCACCAAACCCAAAGGGCTGATCGACCTAAGTGTGTGCTCCGTCTATGGTGTTCACGACAGCCTCTTTGGCAG GCCAAACTGTTTCCAGATAGTTGTCCAGCACTTTAGTGAGGAACAATACATTTTCTACTTTGCCGGGGAGGCTCCTGAACAGGCAcag gaTTGGATGAAATGCCTACAAACATTTTGTAGTAACTTAAGGAAGACAACTCAGCCCACCTCCAACAAAAGGTTGAGACAG GTGAGCAGCCTGGTGCTGTATGTGGAGGAAGCCCATAAGCTGCCGGTGAAGTATTTCACCAACCCATACTGTAATATCTACCTGAACAACGTCCAGGTGGCCAAAACGCACCCAAGGGAGGGGCCGAACCCCGTCTTCACAGAGGAGTTCATTTTTGA TGACCTCTCGAGTGAAATCAACAGGTTTGAGATCAGCctgagcaacaaaacaaaaaagagcaaAGAAAGTGACATCC TATTCATGCGTTGCCAGCTCAGTCGTCTGCAGAAGGGCCAGATGATTGATGAGTGGTTCCCTCTCAGCTCCCACGTGCCGCTGAAGGGCATCGAGCCAGGCTCTTTACGTGTGCGCGCACGCTACTCAATGGAGAAGATCATGCCCGAAGAGGAGTACAGCGAGTTTAAAGAG ATGATACTGCAAAAAGAATTCCATGTCATCTATGCTCTGGCCCACGTGTGTGGTCAGGACCGCACCTTACTGGCAAGCCTCCTCCTGAGGATCTTCAGACACGAAAAGGCCGAAGCCCCTCTTCTCAGGACTCTCAATGACCGAGAGATTTGCATGGAGG ATGAAGCCACAACGTTGTTCCGGGCGACCACTCTGGCCAGCACTCTAATGGAGCAGTACATGAAAGCCACGGCTACGCCGTTCGTCCATCACGCTCTTAAGGACACCATTCTCAAGATCATGGAGAGCAAACAGTCCTGTGAG TTGAACCCCtccaaactggaaaaaaacgaggatgtcaacctgaacttggCTCACCTCCTCAATATCCTGTCGGAACTGGTCGAAAAGATCTTCATGGCTGCTGAGATCCTACCACC GACGCTAAGATTCATTTATGGTTGTTTGCAAAAATCCGTGCAGCAGAAATGGCCAACTAATACCACCATGAGGACTAGAGTTGTAAG CGGGTTCGTCTTTCTAAGACTCATCGGTCCTGCGATCCTCAATCCAAGAATGTTCAACATCATTGCTG ACCCTCCGTCTTCAACAGCGGGCAGGACCCTCACACTGGTGGCAAAGTCGGTTCAGAACCTTGCCAACCTGGTGGAATTTGGTGCAAAG GAGCCTTACATGGAGGGGGTGAATCCGTTTATCAAAAACAACAAGCATAGGATGATCATGTTCCTGGATGAGTTGGGG AATGTTCGTGATCTTCCTGAAACCACAGAGCACTTTAGGACGGACCTGTCCCGAGACTTGGCTGCATTGCACGAGCTCTGCGCCGCGCACTCAGATGAACTTCGGACGCTGAGTAATGAGAGGGGGGCTCAGCAG CATGTGTTAAAAAAGCTGCTGGCCATCACGGAGCTCCTCCAACAGAAGCAGGCTCAGTATGCCATGTCCAACAGCAACAG GACAGAGTGCACCATCATGTCACTGGCGGCCGCCATCCAGGTCATGTGA
- the rasa1a gene encoding ras GTPase-activating protein 1 isoform X4 yields MQQRVNSSWYHGKLDRTIAEERLRQARTHGSYLIRESDRRPGSFVLSFLSMTNVVNHFRIIAMCGDYYIGGRRFSSLSDLIGYYSYVSCLLKGEKLQWPVAPPEPVEDRRRVRAILPYTKVPDTDEISFLKGDMFIVHNELDDGWMWVTNVRTEEQGLIVEDLVEEVCREEDPHEGKIWYHGKITKQEAYNLLMTVGQVCSFLVRPSDNTPGDYSLFFRTNENIQRFKISPTPNNQYMMGGRYYNSVDDIIDHYKKEQIVEGYNLKDPVSVQQQEQVISDTVDGREIYNTIRRKTKDAFYKNIVKKGYLLFNKGKGKRWKNLYFILEGNDAQLIYFESEKRATKPKGLIDLSVCSVYGVHDSLFGRPNCFQIVVQHFSEEQYIFYFAGEAPEQAQDWMKCLQTFCSNLRKTTQPTSNKRLRQVSSLVLYVEEAHKLPVKYFTNPYCNIYLNNVQVAKTHPREGPNPVFTEEFIFDDLSSEINRFEISLSNKTKKSKESDILFMRCQLSRLQKGQMIDEWFPLSSHVPLKGIEPGSLRVRARYSMEKIMPEEEYSEFKEMILQKEFHVIYALAHVCGQDRTLLASLLLRIFRHEKAEAPLLRTLNDREICMEDEATTLFRATTLASTLMEQYMKATATPFVHHALKDTILKIMESKQSCELNPSKLEKNEDVNLNLAHLLNILSELVEKIFMAAEILPPTLRFIYGCLQKSVQQKWPTNTTMRTRVVSGFVFLRLIGPAILNPRMFNIIADPPSSTAGRTLTLVAKSVQNLANLVEFGAKEPYMEGVNPFIKNNKHRMIMFLDELGNVRDLPETTEHFRTDLSRDLAALHELCAAHSDELRTLSNERGAQQHVLKKLLAITELLQQKQAQYAMSNSNRTECTIMSLAAAIQVM; encoded by the exons GTGGTACCATGGCAAGCTAGACCGAACCATTGCTGAGGAGCGGCTGCGCCAGGCTCGGACCCATGGCAGCTACCTCATCAGGGAGAGTGACCGCCGGCCCGGTTCCTTTGTCCTGTCTTTCCTCAGCATGACCAATGTGGTCAACCACTTCAG GATAATTGCCATGTGTGGGGACTATTACATAGGCGGGAGGCGGTTCTCTTCCTTATCAGACCTAATTGGTTACTACAGCTACGTGTCTTGCCTACTCAAAGGAGAAAAGCTGCAGTGGCCTGTGGCCCCTCCAGAG CCTGTAGAAGACAGGAGGAGAGTAAGGGCCATACTGCCATACACCAAAGTGCCAGATACAGATGAGATCAG CTTCCTGAAGGGAGACATGTTCATCGTTCACAATGAACTGGACGACGGCTGGATGTGGGTGACTAACGTTCGTACGGAGGAGCAGGGGCTCATCGTGGAGGATTTGGTGGAGGAGGTG TGCCGGGAAGAGGATCCACATGAGGGAAAAAT CTGGTATCATGGAAAGATCACAAAACAAGAGGCCTACAACCTCCTGATGACGG TTGGTCAAGTGTGCAGTTTCCTCGTGCGGCCGTCAGACAACACACCTGGAGACTACTCCCTCTTTTTTCGCACCAATGAAAACATCCAAAGGTTTAAGATCTCTCCCACCCCCAACAACCAGTACATGATGGGAGGGAGGTACTACAATAG TGTCGACGACATCATCGACCATTACAAGAAGGAGCAGATTGTCGAGGGTTACAACTTGAAAGATCCCGTTTCAGTACAG CAGCAAGAACAAGTCATCTCCGACACGGTGGATGGGAGAGAAATTTACAACACAATCAGACGAAAAACAAAAGATGCGTTCTACAAAAACATAGTCAAGAAAGGCTACCTCCTCTTCAACAAAG GCAAAGGCAAACGGTGGAAGAACCTGTACTTTATCCTGGAGGGTAACGATGCCCAGCTAATCTATTTTGAGAGTGAGAAAAGAGCCACCAAACCCAAAGGGCTGATCGACCTAAGTGTGTGCTCCGTCTATGGTGTTCACGACAGCCTCTTTGGCAG GCCAAACTGTTTCCAGATAGTTGTCCAGCACTTTAGTGAGGAACAATACATTTTCTACTTTGCCGGGGAGGCTCCTGAACAGGCAcag gaTTGGATGAAATGCCTACAAACATTTTGTAGTAACTTAAGGAAGACAACTCAGCCCACCTCCAACAAAAGGTTGAGACAG GTGAGCAGCCTGGTGCTGTATGTGGAGGAAGCCCATAAGCTGCCGGTGAAGTATTTCACCAACCCATACTGTAATATCTACCTGAACAACGTCCAGGTGGCCAAAACGCACCCAAGGGAGGGGCCGAACCCCGTCTTCACAGAGGAGTTCATTTTTGA TGACCTCTCGAGTGAAATCAACAGGTTTGAGATCAGCctgagcaacaaaacaaaaaagagcaaAGAAAGTGACATCC TATTCATGCGTTGCCAGCTCAGTCGTCTGCAGAAGGGCCAGATGATTGATGAGTGGTTCCCTCTCAGCTCCCACGTGCCGCTGAAGGGCATCGAGCCAGGCTCTTTACGTGTGCGCGCACGCTACTCAATGGAGAAGATCATGCCCGAAGAGGAGTACAGCGAGTTTAAAGAG ATGATACTGCAAAAAGAATTCCATGTCATCTATGCTCTGGCCCACGTGTGTGGTCAGGACCGCACCTTACTGGCAAGCCTCCTCCTGAGGATCTTCAGACACGAAAAGGCCGAAGCCCCTCTTCTCAGGACTCTCAATGACCGAGAGATTTGCATGGAGG ATGAAGCCACAACGTTGTTCCGGGCGACCACTCTGGCCAGCACTCTAATGGAGCAGTACATGAAAGCCACGGCTACGCCGTTCGTCCATCACGCTCTTAAGGACACCATTCTCAAGATCATGGAGAGCAAACAGTCCTGTGAG TTGAACCCCtccaaactggaaaaaaacgaggatgtcaacctgaacttggCTCACCTCCTCAATATCCTGTCGGAACTGGTCGAAAAGATCTTCATGGCTGCTGAGATCCTACCACC GACGCTAAGATTCATTTATGGTTGTTTGCAAAAATCCGTGCAGCAGAAATGGCCAACTAATACCACCATGAGGACTAGAGTTGTAAG CGGGTTCGTCTTTCTAAGACTCATCGGTCCTGCGATCCTCAATCCAAGAATGTTCAACATCATTGCTG ACCCTCCGTCTTCAACAGCGGGCAGGACCCTCACACTGGTGGCAAAGTCGGTTCAGAACCTTGCCAACCTGGTGGAATTTGGTGCAAAG GAGCCTTACATGGAGGGGGTGAATCCGTTTATCAAAAACAACAAGCATAGGATGATCATGTTCCTGGATGAGTTGGGG AATGTTCGTGATCTTCCTGAAACCACAGAGCACTTTAGGACGGACCTGTCCCGAGACTTGGCTGCATTGCACGAGCTCTGCGCCGCGCACTCAGATGAACTTCGGACGCTGAGTAATGAGAGGGGGGCTCAGCAG CATGTGTTAAAAAAGCTGCTGGCCATCACGGAGCTCCTCCAACAGAAGCAGGCTCAGTATGCCATGTCCAACAGCAACAG GACAGAGTGCACCATCATGTCACTGGCGGCCGCCATCCAGGTCATGTGA